DNA sequence from the Gemmatimonadota bacterium genome:
GTCAGCGGTTGTTCGCTCGCTGCGGCCCATTGGGCAGATGCTGCCAATAAGACACCAGTGCCAAATGCGTGGGGCACGGCGCGCGCTCCCGTCTCATTCGCCAATTTTTCAATCGCCAGGCCGCCGGTAATTCCGCCTACGCGCCCCAGATCGGGTTGTACAAAGTGGAGTTTGCCATTGTGCAACAAGTCGGCGTATTCACTCATCAGAGTCATCGCTTCGCCTCCTGCAATTGGGATGGATGACTGTGTTGAGAGTTCGCCGTATCCCTGCACATCAAACGGATGCAACGGCTCTTCGAGCCAGAATACATTGTATTTTTCAAATCGCGCCACGCGTTCCAACGCGGTTTCCGCATCCCACGCGCGGCCGGCATCTACCATCAAATTTACATCTGGTCCCAAAGCCTCTCGCGCTGCTGCGACCAGTGCCTCGTCTAAGTCTGCATCCGGTCCCATTGGCGCCCAGCCGTATTTTACAGACTGATAATCCTGCGCCAAAAATGCGCTCGCGGATTCTTTTACTAATCCAGGACGCTCGGGCCACAGGACGCTCGCATAGGCGGGCACTACATCTGCCGCATCTTCTCGCAATAGCTTGCGCACGGGTTTGCCTGCGGCTTTGCCCCAAATATCCCACAGTGCCATGTCAATGCCACTCATGGCCTGTCGCGCCACGCCGCCTGGACCATACCAGGATACGCCTTCGATCATGGCGTTGTGAATTGCGTCAAAATCCAGCGCGTCCATGCCGGTTATAATCGCTGATAGGCCATGGCGAAATGGTGCAGAACGCGGTGCTTCAATTACGGCTTTGGCTACATAGGAACACGATACGACTTCACCCAATCCCGTTATGTTCTCATCGGTATGCACCCGCACGATCAGGCAGTCCTGAGTGCCATCGGCTGCCTCTACAACTTCTGGCAACCGCAGGTGAATGGCTTCAATATGGGTAATTTTCATTTGTTAGCTTTTTTGCAATACCCGCCATCGGTCGTACAATGGGCGCATCTCTTTTGGCAAAAATTCGCGCACATTGTCCGCGAGCATCCACGCCAGACGCGGGTCTACTTCGGAGGGTTTGCCGTCCTTTGAGTACATACTCCAGCTTCCGGACAGGGTCAATCGCTCCACATCCTTTTTCATTACTCCGCGGTGAATCAAATTGCCAGTCCAAAACACGGTTTGCCCGGCTTTGAGGGGTACGGCATATTGTCCCGGAATATCGTCGTGGCGTTCTTCTAACAAGCACCTGCGCTCGTGAGCGGTGCGGTACCTTTTGTGACTGCCGGGTACAATTTGCAGACAATAATCATCCACCAGGGCGAGATGCCACCTCAAACCCCTTTGGGGACGATTCAAGATTTCCATTTCTACCTGATACGATCCGTCGCGTTCCTTGCCGCCAAAATCTCGGTGCCAGCCAAAACCGTAATCCGCCTGATATGGATTTGTGAAGATGAGTGCGCCTCCCAATTGCAACTGCGTGCCCAAAAAAGCGCGCGTGTATTTCATTATGGGTTCTGACATCAGATATTCGGCAAAAAGCGGCTCGTTCATTTCGGGGGCAAACAGCCCGCGAATCGCCCAGGGTTCTCCATCTTCCGAGCGGTGGGTGTACAAATCCACGTCATCTGAACGCACCTTTTGCTTAGTGCGAATCGCAGCTTCCAACAGAGGTTTTAGCATATCGGGATCGACTGCGTCATCTACAATAAAAAACCCCTGCTTCCGGTACTGCCGTTTCTCGGTGTCGCAAAACATGACCGCCTCCTTTCATGTGCGGCGCAATATAGGTGTGTTGCGCAGCAAATACAAAAAAAAAGCGCGGGGGTATTGCGCGAGACGAAACAGAAAACAGTGGCAGGTCAGTGTCATTGTGATATTTTAAGAGAGGATACAAAGTATTGTGAGAACAAGCGATTGAAATGGAGGGAGACATGATTGGACCGCGGTTGAGTGATGAAGCGTTTTTTGAGGCGCTCGATTTGTCGCGTGAGGATATGAGGGCTGTAAAAAGGGCGGTAGAGGCGCGAGATTGGACGGGTGCGCGGCGTGCGTTTGCAGAACACATTCGCACGCGAGAATATCCGCGATGGTTTTCGGATTGGCGAAATCAGTCAGAGCCGCAGGACCGGGATGCAGAGGTCGAACTGGTGCGCGTGGGAGATCGCGCGATCAGAGATATCGATCTGGAAAAGGCCGACCGCATTGTGGCAAATACGCTGGTGAGTTGTGATGTGGAAGAGGCGTTTGGGGATGTGATCAATTGGGAATTGGATCCGATCAATTACAGGGAATGGACGTGGCAGTTGTCGCGCCATCCGTTTTGGGTCACGCTGGGGCAGGCGTATTGGAAAACAGGCGATGAAAAATATGCCAGGGCATTCAGGCGGCAGATGCGGCACTGGATTGAACATGTGCTGATGCCGGTGGGGGAGGATGGCAATACCTGGAAAGACGATGCAGAGATGGGTACGGATCGCACGAATTGCTGGCGCACGATTGAATGTGGGATTCGGATGGGACAGACGTGGCCCGCGGCGTTTTACTATTTTCTCTCGTCTGAAACATTTGCAGATGACGATGTGTGTTTGATGGTGAAGAGTATGGTCGAACACGCGCGACATCTCACGCTATGGCCGCGCGGTGGCAACTGGCAGACGATGCAGGCCAATGGGCAATATCACGTTGGGGCATTGTTTCCCGAGTTCAAAGAAGCCGCAAGCTGGCGCGAGATTGCAATGCAGTCGCTGTATGAAGAATTGGATGAGCAGGTTTATCCCGATGGCGCACAGATTGAGTTGTCGAGTGGGTATCATCAGGTGAGTTTGCGAAATTTTGTGATGGCGCTCGCGATTGCGCGGTTGAATGATTTGCCCTTGCCGGCGGATTATGTCGCAAAATTGGAGCGGATGTA
Encoded proteins:
- a CDS encoding mandelate racemase/muconate lactonizing enzyme family protein, translated to MKITHIEAIHLRLPEVVEAADGTQDCLIVRVHTDENITGLGEVVSCSYVAKAVIEAPRSAPFRHGLSAIITGMDALDFDAIHNAMIEGVSWYGPGGVARQAMSGIDMALWDIWGKAAGKPVRKLLREDAADVVPAYASVLWPERPGLVKESASAFLAQDYQSVKYGWAPMGPDADLDEALVAAAREALGPDVNLMVDAGRAWDAETALERVARFEKYNVFWLEEPLHPFDVQGYGELSTQSSIPIAGGEAMTLMSEYADLLHNGKLHFVQPDLGRVGGITGGLAIEKLANETGARAVPHAFGTGVLLAASAQWAAASEQPLTEYTRAPSPLAQKLAQHDMTFRNGALYLTDQPGLGVDLDEDVVAKFRVKK
- a CDS encoding phytanoyl-CoA dioxygenase family protein, giving the protein MFCDTEKRQYRKQGFFIVDDAVDPDMLKPLLEAAIRTKQKVRSDDVDLYTHRSEDGEPWAIRGLFAPEMNEPLFAEYLMSEPIMKYTRAFLGTQLQLGGALIFTNPYQADYGFGWHRDFGGKERDGSYQVEMEILNRPQRGLRWHLALVDDYCLQIVPGSHKRYRTAHERRCLLEERHDDIPGQYAVPLKAGQTVFWTGNLIHRGVMKKDVERLTLSGSWSMYSKDGKPSEVDPRLAWMLADNVREFLPKEMRPLYDRWRVLQKS